DNA sequence from the Sulfurimonas sp. HSL3-7 genome:
GTCGCGGAGTGGTTTGGTTCGATGGGGCTTCCATTGCCGACACTGCAGGCTTATTTAGCCGCTTCCACTGAAGCTCTGGGTGTGTTGTTATTGACCCTCGGGCTGGCGACACGCCTTATCTCGATTCCGCTGATCATTGTGATGATTGTCGCGATCGTAACGGTGCACCTACCGCACGGTTTCAGTTCAGGCGATAACGGGTTTGAGATTCCGCTTTACTATATGCTGATGCTCTTTGTCCTTGTCACTCACGGAGCAGGAAAGTTTTCGGTCGATCATTTTCTATACAAAGAAAAGTAATCTTCTTTCAGAGTGGCGAAGCCGCCTCTTCGCTCTAACTGTCTTCCCTATACTTCGAAATACCACAGGGCTGGTTCGGCGTCGGCGGATTCTCTTTTAGGTACGTCAAATCTTCTAGTGTCTGTTTCAATACTTTTTTCTGCTGCAAAAGAGGCAGCATCAGGTTGTCTTTTTCCGTCAGGTTTATAGACCAGTCCATCAGTATATTCTCGACCTCTTTATCC
Encoded proteins:
- a CDS encoding DoxX family protein; this encodes MQCQITKLCKLVEPLLEKLQSVSLLFLRLILAYGFYEPAKMKWSDIGSVAEWFGSMGLPLPTLQAYLAASTEALGVLLLTLGLATRLISIPLIIVMIVAIVTVHLPHGFSSGDNGFEIPLYYMLMLFVLVTHGAGKFSVDHFLYKEK